A region of the Sandaracinaceae bacterium genome:
CGCGCCTGTAGCTCGCGCGCGCGGCCGGCTCACACGCGCGTGAAGCCGCGGTAGCCCGTTGCAGCGCGCTTGCCGCGAACCCGGTCGTGGGTGGCCTTCACGGCGCCGTAGAAACGGAAGAACGCGATGAGCGCCAGCTCCTGCACACGGTCGAGCGGCACTTCGGAGCAAATCCACTTGTCGTCGGAGAGGCCCTCGTCGATGAAGTGGACACACGCCCGCACGGCCAGCTGGTGCACGGAGCCGCGCGGGCAGTGCGCGCGCGAGCCGACGATCAAGGCGTCCTGCGCGTCACCG
Encoded here:
- a CDS encoding inorganic diphosphatase, which gives rise to MAADAALPRCVTVRVEVPRGSFAKRGAHGRVEFLSPVPCPFHYGSVVGVMGADGDAQDALIVGSRAHCPRGSVHQLAVRACVHFIDEGLSDDKWICSEVPLDRVQELALIAFFRFYGAVKATHDRVRGKRAATGYRGFTRV